One genomic window of Actinoalloteichus hoggarensis includes the following:
- a CDS encoding NAD-dependent epimerase/dehydratase family protein — MRVLVTGGSGRLGRSVLAALAEAGHEPVCVDLVRPSFEQVPYESFAVDLLDTGECYSVIGRYRPDAVVHLAAVPVPFLRTDVATFRTNTQMVFNVCQAATELGVGTVLAASSPTVIGYGNPAGWQADYLPLDEAHPTRPWHAYGLSKVVAEETIQAFARRWPDRIACHAFRPCFVVSPEEWDGAPTQTGDTILDRLNRPELAAVSLFNYLDARDAGDFVAALLAKAHDIPPGEVFFVSAPDAMAREPLSELLVAHAGVSAEQAAGLTGSSPAFDSTKAERLLGWRAKRSWRTELR; from the coding sequence GTGCGGGTACTCGTCACCGGAGGCAGCGGCAGGCTGGGGCGCAGCGTCCTCGCGGCGCTGGCCGAGGCGGGGCACGAACCCGTCTGCGTCGACCTCGTCCGGCCGTCGTTCGAGCAGGTCCCCTACGAGTCCTTCGCGGTGGACCTGCTCGACACCGGTGAGTGCTACAGCGTCATCGGCCGGTACCGGCCGGATGCCGTCGTGCATCTGGCGGCCGTACCGGTTCCGTTCCTGCGTACCGACGTCGCGACCTTCCGCACCAACACGCAGATGGTGTTCAACGTCTGTCAGGCCGCCACGGAGCTGGGCGTCGGCACGGTGCTGGCCGCCAGCAGCCCCACCGTCATCGGCTACGGGAACCCGGCGGGCTGGCAGGCGGACTACCTGCCGCTGGACGAGGCGCATCCGACGCGGCCGTGGCACGCCTACGGGCTGTCCAAGGTCGTCGCGGAGGAGACGATCCAGGCGTTCGCGCGCCGCTGGCCGGACCGCATCGCCTGCCATGCGTTCCGGCCCTGCTTCGTCGTCTCACCGGAGGAGTGGGACGGGGCGCCCACCCAGACCGGCGACACGATCCTCGATCGACTGAACCGGCCCGAACTGGCCGCCGTGTCGCTGTTCAACTATCTCGACGCGCGCGACGCGGGTGACTTCGTCGCCGCGCTGCTGGCCAAGGCACACGACATCCCGCCGGGCGAGGTCTTCTTCGTCAGCGCGCCGGACGCCATGGCCAGAGAGCCGTTGTCCGAGCTGCTCGTCGCACACGCGGGCGTGTCCGCCGAACAGGCGGCGGGACTGACCGGTTCGAGCCCGGCCTTCGACAGCACCAAGGCCGAGCGGCTGCTGGGCTGGCGCGCGAAGCGGAGCTGGCGCACCGAGCTGCGCTGA
- a CDS encoding Gfo/Idh/MocA family protein, producing MDSQVLGIAMNGITGRMGYRQHLLRSILAIREAGGVTLSDGTRVMPEPILVGRSEQKLRELARRHKLDRWTTDLGEALAADDVSIYFDAQVTSAREEAVRRAVEAGKHVYTEKPTATSLAGAVELARVAAEAGVKTGVVQDKLFLPGLMKLKRLVEGGFFGRILSVRGEFGYWVFEGDWQRAQRPSWNYRAEDGGGIVVDMFPHWHYVLEDLFGAVEAVTAKAVTHIDRRWDEKNQAYEATADDSAYGIFELAGGVIAQINSSWSVRVNRDELVEFQVDGTEGSAVAGLRSCRAQHRSATPMPVWDPDVAQPEPFREQWQDVPDNGELDNGFRVQWEMFVRHVCEDAPFPHDFLAGARGVQLAEAGLESSRTGRRVAIEPITA from the coding sequence ATGGACAGTCAAGTGCTGGGTATCGCGATGAACGGGATCACGGGACGGATGGGCTATCGCCAGCATCTGCTCCGCTCGATCCTCGCCATCCGCGAGGCGGGCGGCGTCACGCTGTCCGACGGGACTCGGGTCATGCCCGAGCCGATCCTCGTCGGACGCAGCGAACAGAAGCTTCGAGAACTGGCCCGACGGCACAAGCTGGATCGGTGGACGACCGACCTCGGCGAGGCCCTGGCCGCCGACGACGTGTCGATCTACTTCGACGCCCAGGTGACCAGCGCCCGCGAGGAGGCGGTGCGTCGCGCGGTCGAGGCGGGCAAGCACGTCTACACCGAGAAGCCCACCGCGACCTCGCTCGCGGGTGCCGTGGAACTGGCCAGGGTCGCCGCCGAGGCCGGGGTGAAGACGGGCGTCGTGCAGGACAAGCTGTTCCTGCCCGGCCTGATGAAGCTCAAGCGGCTCGTCGAGGGCGGCTTCTTCGGCCGCATCCTCTCGGTGCGCGGCGAGTTCGGCTACTGGGTCTTCGAGGGCGACTGGCAGCGTGCGCAGCGCCCGAGCTGGAACTACCGGGCCGAGGACGGCGGCGGCATCGTCGTCGACATGTTCCCCCACTGGCACTACGTGCTGGAGGACCTGTTCGGTGCGGTGGAGGCGGTCACCGCCAAGGCCGTCACGCACATCGACCGTCGCTGGGACGAGAAGAACCAGGCCTACGAGGCGACGGCCGACGACTCCGCCTACGGGATCTTCGAGCTGGCGGGCGGCGTCATCGCTCAGATCAACTCCTCGTGGTCGGTGCGGGTCAACCGCGACGAACTCGTCGAGTTCCAGGTCGACGGCACCGAGGGCAGCGCGGTCGCGGGCCTGCGTTCCTGCCGTGCCCAGCACCGATCGGCCACGCCGATGCCGGTGTGGGATCCCGACGTCGCGCAGCCGGAGCCGTTCCGCGAGCAGTGGCAGGACGTGCCGGACAACGGCGAGCTGGACAACGGATTCCGCGTGCAGTGGGAGATGTTCGTCCGCCATGTCTGCGAGGACGCGCCGTTCCCGCACGACTTCCTGGCCGGAGCCAGGGGAGTGCAGCTGGCCGAGGCAGGCCTGGAGTCCTCGCGCACCGGCCGTCGCGTCGCCATCGAGCCCATCACGGCGTGA
- a CDS encoding ABC transporter substrate-binding protein: MAGLVTACGGAGGDSDGQVELRFTWWGSDDRAEITEEAIALFEERHPNITVNTSYAAFSGYFERLATEVAGNNAPDVIQMDYAYLREYGDRGVLADLHEFDEDQLGTEGITPLLARSGEIDGSLYALPMAQNTHAWAYDEQAWTESGVPLPEAGWTWEDLLSSSQALTESTDGERYGTTDFGWSWETYQVWLRQQDKDLYTDAGEIGFTSDDLRTYLELLDEFRTTEAATPATITSEIDGAVENSPLARGSAFADFTWDSTAVSFFSVLPDGVGLAPMPRIEGSDRVGQFAKPGMLISIAANSDHPEESAALVDFLLNDVDAGLILGTSRGMPVNDDVRAAVGAELDGPDQLVYDYEEALADELEEPPSAPPPGNSALKREWQRLNSVIGFGQLSIDDAVEQFMERAEQEL; the protein is encoded by the coding sequence GTGGCCGGACTGGTGACGGCATGCGGCGGCGCGGGCGGGGACTCCGACGGCCAGGTGGAGCTGCGGTTCACCTGGTGGGGCAGCGACGACCGCGCCGAGATCACCGAAGAGGCGATCGCGTTGTTCGAGGAGCGGCATCCGAACATCACGGTGAACACGTCGTATGCGGCGTTCTCGGGGTACTTCGAGCGGTTGGCGACCGAGGTCGCGGGCAACAACGCTCCGGACGTGATCCAGATGGACTACGCCTATCTGCGGGAGTACGGGGATCGGGGTGTCCTTGCCGATCTGCACGAGTTCGACGAGGATCAGCTGGGCACCGAGGGGATCACGCCGTTGCTGGCGCGGTCCGGGGAGATCGACGGGAGTCTGTACGCGCTGCCGATGGCGCAGAACACGCATGCGTGGGCGTATGACGAGCAGGCCTGGACGGAGTCCGGGGTGCCGCTGCCCGAGGCGGGCTGGACGTGGGAGGACCTGCTGAGCAGCAGTCAGGCGCTCACCGAGTCCACCGACGGCGAGCGCTACGGGACCACCGACTTCGGCTGGTCCTGGGAGACCTACCAGGTCTGGCTGCGTCAGCAGGACAAGGACCTCTACACCGACGCGGGCGAGATCGGCTTCACCTCCGACGACCTGCGCACCTACCTCGAACTCCTCGACGAGTTCCGCACCACCGAGGCCGCCACCCCCGCCACCATCACCTCCGAGATCGACGGCGCCGTGGAGAACTCGCCGCTGGCCAGGGGTTCGGCGTTCGCCGACTTCACGTGGGACAGCACGGCGGTCAGCTTCTTCTCCGTGCTGCCGGACGGCGTCGGCCTCGCACCGATGCCGCGCATCGAGGGCAGCGACCGGGTGGGCCAGTTCGCCAAGCCCGGCATGCTCATCAGCATCGCGGCGAACAGTGATCACCCCGAGGAGTCGGCCGCCCTGGTCGACTTCCTGCTCAACGACGTCGACGCCGGACTCATCCTCGGCACCTCCCGAGGCATGCCCGTCAACGACGACGTCCGAGCAGCCGTCGGAGCCGAACTCGACGGCCCCGACCAACTCGTCTACGACTACGAGGAAGCCCTCGCCGACGAACTCGAGGAACCCCCGTCCGCCCCGCCACCGGGCAACAGCGCGCTCAAACGAGAATGGCAGCGACTCAACTCGGTGATCGGCTTCGGACAACTGTCCATCGACGACGCGGTCGAACAGTTCATGGAACGCGCCGAACAGGAACTCTGA
- a CDS encoding carbohydrate ABC transporter permease, translating into MVAQQVNEVASPQPGGTRPGRARKGPKNKEQTGIAYLFLSPWIAGAVLLTIGPMVASLYLSFTNYNLFTAPEWVGLDNYIRLFTQDDRFMSSVGVTFQYVFLSAPLKLAAALGVALLLNRPRKGQGFYRSAFYAPSLLGASVGIALVWRSLFTDDGAVDSLLRSVGIDTGGWINQPDYAMYVIVILAVWQFGAPMVIFLAGLKQIPQDLYDAAAVDGASTWKTFTSVTLPMLSPVIFFNLVMEIIQSFQSFTGAFVVSNGQGGPADSTLFYTLYLYQRGFQDFQMGYASAMAWLLLLTIALFTGLVFKTSGRWVFYAGEDK; encoded by the coding sequence ATGGTCGCGCAACAAGTCAACGAAGTGGCATCGCCGCAGCCCGGCGGGACGAGACCGGGCCGCGCCCGGAAGGGGCCGAAGAACAAGGAGCAGACAGGCATCGCCTATCTGTTCCTGTCGCCGTGGATCGCGGGCGCCGTGCTGCTCACCATCGGTCCGATGGTGGCCTCGCTGTACCTGTCCTTCACGAACTACAACCTGTTCACCGCGCCCGAATGGGTCGGCCTGGACAACTACATCCGACTGTTCACCCAGGACGACCGGTTCATGTCGTCGGTCGGGGTGACCTTCCAGTACGTCTTCCTGTCCGCGCCGCTCAAGCTGGCGGCGGCCCTGGGCGTGGCCCTGCTGCTCAACCGCCCGAGGAAGGGCCAGGGCTTCTACCGCTCCGCGTTCTACGCCCCGTCGCTGCTGGGCGCCAGCGTCGGCATCGCCCTGGTGTGGCGGTCGCTGTTCACCGACGACGGCGCGGTCGACTCGCTGCTGCGGTCCGTCGGGATCGACACCGGCGGCTGGATCAACCAGCCCGACTACGCGATGTACGTCATCGTCATCCTGGCGGTCTGGCAGTTCGGCGCGCCGATGGTCATCTTCCTCGCGGGCCTCAAGCAGATCCCGCAGGACCTCTACGACGCCGCCGCCGTGGACGGGGCGAGCACGTGGAAGACCTTCACCTCGGTGACGCTGCCGATGCTGTCCCCGGTCATCTTCTTCAACCTCGTGATGGAGATCATCCAGTCGTTCCAGTCCTTCACCGGGGCCTTCGTGGTCAGCAACGGGCAGGGCGGCCCCGCCGACTCCACGCTCTTCTACACGCTGTACCTGTACCAGCGTGGATTCCAGGACTTCCAGATGGGCTACGCCTCGGCGATGGCCTGGCTGCTGCTCCTGACCATCGCGCTGTTCACCGGACTGGTCTTCAAGACGTCCGGCCGGTGGGTGTTCTACGCCGGAGAGGACAAGTAG
- a CDS encoding carbohydrate ABC transporter permease, with the protein MSTATLTAPEDQAATPPPKRNKKPGRLRTVLWHAVILAFIAVLLYPIAWLLGAAFKPANEVITSLALLPENPTWQNFVDAVAGIGGTSFGTFLYNSLFIAGGSVVGNVVSCVLAAYAFARLRFKLSKLMFGFMLMTLMLPHHVVLIPQYIIFQNMGMVDTFWPLILPKFLATEAFFVFLMIQFMRGLPRELDEAATIDGCGPLRLFYYIILPLARPALITTAIFTFIWTWNDFFSQLIYLSSPSNYTLPLALRLFIDQTSVSAYGPMFAMSVLTLVPIGLFFFAFQRYLVQGLATSGLKG; encoded by the coding sequence ATGAGTACTGCGACGCTGACCGCGCCGGAGGACCAGGCGGCGACGCCCCCGCCCAAGCGGAACAAGAAGCCGGGCAGGCTGCGCACCGTCCTCTGGCACGCGGTGATCCTGGCGTTCATCGCCGTGCTGCTCTACCCGATCGCCTGGCTGCTCGGTGCCGCGTTCAAGCCCGCGAACGAGGTCATCACCAGCCTGGCGCTGCTGCCGGAGAATCCGACCTGGCAGAACTTCGTCGACGCCGTGGCAGGCATCGGCGGCACCAGCTTCGGGACCTTCCTGTACAACTCGCTGTTCATCGCGGGCGGATCGGTCGTCGGCAACGTCGTCTCGTGTGTGCTGGCCGCCTACGCCTTCGCCAGGCTGCGGTTCAAGCTGAGCAAGCTGATGTTCGGCTTCATGCTGATGACGCTCATGCTGCCGCACCACGTGGTGCTGATCCCGCAGTACATCATCTTCCAGAACATGGGCATGGTCGACACGTTCTGGCCGCTGATCCTGCCGAAGTTCCTGGCCACCGAGGCGTTCTTCGTCTTCCTGATGATCCAGTTCATGCGGGGCCTGCCCCGTGAGCTGGACGAGGCGGCGACGATCGACGGCTGCGGACCGCTGCGGCTGTTCTACTACATCATCCTGCCGCTGGCCCGACCCGCGTTGATCACCACCGCGATCTTCACGTTCATCTGGACCTGGAACGACTTCTTCAGCCAGCTGATCTACCTGAGCAGCCCGAGCAACTACACGCTGCCGCTGGCCCTGCGGCTGTTCATCGACCAGACGAGCGTCTCGGCCTACGGTCCGATGTTCGCCATGTCGGTGCTCACGCTGGTGCCGATCGGGCTGTTCTTCTTCGCGTTCCAGCGCTACCTGGTCCAGGGCCTGGCGACCTCCGGACTGAAGGGCTGA
- a CDS encoding Gfo/Idh/MocA family protein yields the protein MNDRTTTVVQVGAHGYGRVHLDQQVELADEGVLRVVGVADPRPPDAELIARLGGPETADSLEPLLRRHSPDIVVIATPIHTHVPLAVTAMRAGAHVLVEKPPTATLAEFEKLLAVATETGRGCQIGFQSLGSTALDRARELIADGVLGELRGVGGAGTWIRDAAYYARSPWAGRMTLDGVAVTDGALTNPFAHAVASALRVVGAEERGSLRSIEVERFRARPIETDDTACVRVVTSTGVPVTVAVTLSAATTRDPVLILHGTRGTVRLWYTRDELRLEIDGVEQESARWPRVGLLRNLAEHIADPAVELLSPAARSHSFMSVLEAIRLDGPAEELAAEHYRLIGEGPALRPVVDGVDDAVFAAAERLALFSELDLAWA from the coding sequence GTGAACGACAGGACGACGACGGTGGTCCAGGTCGGGGCGCACGGCTACGGCCGGGTGCACCTCGACCAGCAGGTCGAGCTGGCCGACGAGGGCGTCCTGCGGGTCGTCGGCGTGGCCGACCCGCGACCGCCCGACGCCGAGCTGATCGCACGCCTCGGCGGGCCGGAGACCGCGGACTCCCTGGAGCCGCTGCTGCGGAGGCACTCCCCCGACATCGTCGTGATCGCCACGCCGATCCACACCCACGTCCCGCTGGCGGTGACCGCCATGCGGGCGGGGGCGCACGTCCTGGTGGAGAAGCCGCCGACCGCCACGCTCGCCGAGTTCGAGAAGCTGCTCGCCGTCGCGACGGAGACGGGGCGCGGCTGCCAGATCGGCTTCCAGAGCCTGGGCTCCACCGCGCTGGACCGCGCCCGCGAACTGATCGCCGACGGCGTGCTCGGCGAGCTGCGCGGCGTCGGAGGGGCGGGCACCTGGATTCGCGACGCCGCCTACTACGCCCGCTCTCCGTGGGCGGGCCGGATGACGCTCGACGGCGTCGCCGTCACCGACGGAGCGCTCACCAACCCCTTCGCCCATGCCGTCGCCTCGGCACTCCGCGTCGTGGGCGCCGAGGAACGCGGCAGCCTGCGCTCGATCGAGGTCGAACGGTTCCGCGCTCGTCCGATCGAGACCGACGACACCGCCTGTGTGCGGGTGGTGACCTCGACGGGCGTGCCGGTGACCGTCGCCGTGACCCTCTCGGCGGCCACCACCCGCGACCCGGTGCTGATCCTGCACGGCACCCGGGGAACGGTGCGGCTCTGGTACACCCGCGACGAACTACGACTGGAGATCGACGGCGTCGAGCAGGAGAGCGCCCGATGGCCGCGAGTCGGCCTGCTGCGCAATCTGGCGGAGCACATCGCCGACCCCGCCGTGGAACTGCTCTCCCCCGCCGCGCGCAGCCACTCGTTCATGTCGGTGCTGGAGGCGATCCGACTCGACGGTCCCGCCGAGGAGCTGGCGGCCGAGCACTATCGCCTGATCGGCGAGGGTCCGGCCCTGCGTCCGGTCGTCGACGGCGTGGACGACGCGGTGTTCGCCGCCGCCGAGCGGCTGGCCCTGTTCTCCGAGCTGGACCTGGCGTGGGCCTGA
- a CDS encoding pectate lyase family protein yields the protein MRRSIGILVTAVLAAGAGVAVQSVGWAESGSTAAASETERTGEAGPQGGPRGLAREVLPHRDGWAAADGGTTGGSRAARDDVHRVTDHAELVEALRASEGRPSIIEIDGVVDANIDADGTEVTCADDADPGYTLEAYLAAYDPDTWGDADPAGPLEEARVRSAANQAERIRLDVPSDTTVIGVGRDAELRGVSLRLAGVDNVIIRNIEFEAPVDCFPQWDPTDGELGAWNSEYDAISLTEATHVWVDHNTFHDGRYPDSAQPDHFGVPYQVHDGLVDITNGSDLVTVSWNVFRDHDKTMLIGSSNTRFTDRGRLRVTLHHNVFDGILQRAPRVRFGQVHLYNNHYVIRAGEGYLYSLGVGVESAIRSERNYFRMTGVPASEVLYDWGGTTVHSAGDLVADERGRRLVDLRVAHNEAYGLDLTDDVGWRPTLHTRIDPVRSVPGVVGAKAGAGRLR from the coding sequence ATGCGAAGATCGATCGGCATTCTCGTCACGGCGGTTCTCGCCGCGGGCGCAGGGGTCGCCGTCCAGTCCGTCGGGTGGGCCGAGTCCGGCTCGACGGCCGCGGCCTCGGAGACGGAGCGGACAGGCGAGGCAGGCCCCCAGGGTGGTCCTCGCGGCCTCGCGCGCGAGGTCCTGCCGCACCGTGACGGCTGGGCCGCCGCCGACGGCGGCACCACCGGCGGCTCCCGAGCGGCGCGCGACGACGTTCACCGAGTCACCGACCACGCCGAGCTGGTCGAGGCGCTTCGCGCGAGCGAGGGCCGGCCCAGCATCATCGAGATCGACGGCGTGGTGGACGCGAACATCGACGCCGACGGCACCGAGGTGACCTGTGCCGACGACGCCGATCCCGGCTACACGCTGGAGGCCTACCTGGCCGCCTACGACCCGGACACCTGGGGCGACGCGGACCCGGCCGGGCCGCTGGAGGAGGCGCGCGTCCGGTCGGCCGCCAACCAGGCGGAGCGCATCCGCCTCGACGTCCCGTCCGACACGACCGTCATCGGCGTGGGCCGCGACGCCGAACTGCGCGGGGTGAGCCTGCGGTTGGCGGGCGTCGACAACGTGATCATCCGCAACATCGAGTTCGAGGCGCCCGTCGACTGCTTCCCGCAGTGGGACCCGACCGACGGTGAGCTGGGTGCCTGGAACTCCGAGTACGACGCGATCTCGCTGACCGAGGCCACCCACGTATGGGTGGACCACAACACCTTCCACGACGGGCGCTACCCGGACAGTGCCCAGCCCGACCACTTCGGCGTGCCCTACCAGGTGCACGACGGGCTCGTCGACATCACCAACGGCTCAGACCTCGTCACGGTCTCGTGGAACGTGTTCCGCGATCATGACAAGACGATGCTGATCGGCTCGTCGAACACCCGGTTCACCGACCGGGGCAGGCTGCGCGTCACCCTGCACCACAACGTCTTCGACGGCATCCTGCAGCGTGCGCCGAGGGTCCGCTTCGGACAGGTGCACCTCTACAACAACCATTACGTGATCCGAGCGGGCGAGGGCTATCTGTACAGCCTCGGCGTCGGCGTCGAGTCGGCCATCCGATCAGAGCGCAACTACTTCCGCATGACCGGCGTGCCTGCCTCGGAGGTCCTCTACGACTGGGGCGGCACCACCGTGCACAGCGCGGGCGACCTCGTCGCCGACGAGCGGGGTCGTCGCCTGGTCGACCTCCGGGTGGCGCACAACGAGGCCTATGGCCTGGACCTCACCGACGACGTCGGCTGGCGTCCGACCCTGCACACCAGGATCGATCCGGTCCGTTCGGTGCCCGGCGTGGTCGGTGCCAAGGCGGGAGCAGGCCGACTGCGTTGA
- a CDS encoding pectate lyase family protein, translating to MSSSSTNTSKAGRRTAVLAAAGALLLTMTSVTGAAADQAAPTADPGVLQSGPIGWASQNGGTTGGAGGSTVTVTSASALISNMQASGPRIVQVSGTINLSGMNDIASDKTLVGINNARINGGGIDVDDAHNVIIRNITFAGAADDSINVQDGSTNIWIDHNTFLPGYDGSLDIKRESDFITVSWNHFDGTDKTSLLGHSDSFSADADNLRVTYHHNFYDNTNTRNPRIRFGKGVHVFNNYYLNNNEYGIASTQGASVLVESNYFQGVDTPTEVGYASSGPGDLVERNNIYSNSGSPNTRGGFVGVPYSYSADPASSIPSLVSNGAGVF from the coding sequence ATGTCGTCTTCCTCAACGAATACGTCGAAGGCCGGGCGCCGGACGGCCGTGCTCGCCGCGGCAGGCGCGCTGCTGCTCACCATGACCAGTGTGACCGGCGCCGCCGCGGACCAGGCCGCTCCCACCGCCGACCCCGGCGTCCTCCAGTCCGGTCCGATCGGCTGGGCGTCGCAGAACGGCGGCACCACCGGCGGCGCGGGCGGATCCACCGTCACCGTGACCTCGGCCTCCGCCCTCATCAGCAACATGCAGGCGTCCGGGCCGCGCATCGTGCAGGTCAGCGGCACGATCAATCTGAGCGGCATGAACGACATCGCCTCGGACAAGACCCTGGTCGGGATCAACAACGCCCGGATCAACGGCGGCGGCATCGACGTCGACGACGCCCACAACGTCATCATCCGCAACATCACCTTCGCGGGCGCCGCCGACGACTCGATCAACGTGCAGGACGGGTCGACCAACATCTGGATCGACCACAACACGTTCCTGCCCGGCTACGACGGATCGCTCGACATCAAGCGCGAGTCGGACTTCATCACCGTGTCCTGGAACCACTTCGACGGGACGGACAAGACCTCGCTGCTCGGCCACAGCGACAGCTTCAGCGCCGACGCCGACAACCTGCGGGTGACCTACCACCACAACTTCTACGACAACACCAACACCCGGAACCCGCGCATCCGCTTCGGCAAGGGCGTGCACGTCTTCAACAACTACTACCTGAACAACAACGAGTACGGCATCGCGTCCACGCAGGGAGCCTCCGTGCTGGTCGAGTCGAACTACTTCCAGGGCGTGGACACGCCCACCGAGGTGGGCTACGCCAGCTCCGGACCCGGCGACCTCGTCGAGCGCAACAACATCTACTCCAACTCGGGATCGCCCAACACCCGGGGCGGCTTCGTCGGAGTCCCGTACTCCTACAGCGCCGACCCGGCGTCGAGCATCCCGTCGCTCGTGAGCAACGGCGCGGGCGTCTTCTGA
- a CDS encoding glycoside hydrolase family 43 protein — protein MSPAVRAGLAVSHEEGDGPPWRADLGDGTYRNPVLCTDLSDPDVIRVGDDFHLVASTFAAAPGLTLATSRDLVDWRLTGHALAAQEPADVFARPQRGKGVWAPSLRFHAGRYHVFYGDPDFGVRVLTATRPAGPWSAPHLIKAGRGLIDPCPLWDADGSAYLVHGWAASRSGISNRLTLHRMSADATELLDEGRTLIDGDEIPGCHTLEGPKLYRRDGWYYVFAPAGGVATGWQSVFRSRSIGGPYEHRIVLAQRDTEVNGPHQGAWVDTPSGEDWFLHFQDRGVYGRVVHLQPMRWGADGWPVIGVDPDENGCGKPVLVHPRPAVSPVADSGALTPDPVDERFSPDGLGPQWSWQANPVRSWWSLTEEPGVLRLFARPDRDAEDLRAVGQVLTRRWPAVEFAVTVDVRPVGPPGRAWRGGLAVLGDDYAWLGVSTGPAGSRLVLRRRIDGADAETELAARDLDSADPAPIRLRLEVSAGGRCRFGVADADGVFRLVGTGPDATFAATAGRWVGAKVGLFAVSEPTAGGAQAITAAGGADDAGGSAYLAVDGIRLTALRSRIADTAEG, from the coding sequence ATGTCCCCCGCTGTCCGGGCGGGCCTCGCGGTGTCGCACGAGGAGGGCGACGGCCCGCCGTGGCGGGCCGACCTCGGCGACGGGACCTATCGGAACCCGGTGCTGTGCACCGACCTGTCGGACCCGGACGTCATCCGCGTCGGCGACGACTTCCACCTGGTCGCCTCCACCTTCGCCGCGGCGCCGGGACTGACGCTGGCCACCTCCCGCGATCTCGTCGACTGGCGGCTGACCGGTCACGCGCTGGCCGCCCAGGAACCAGCCGACGTGTTCGCGCGACCGCAGCGGGGCAAGGGCGTGTGGGCCCCGTCGCTGCGCTTCCACGCGGGCCGCTACCACGTCTTCTACGGCGATCCCGACTTCGGCGTCCGAGTGCTCACCGCGACGCGGCCGGCGGGCCCGTGGTCGGCGCCGCACCTGATCAAAGCGGGCCGGGGGCTCATCGATCCGTGTCCGTTGTGGGACGCCGACGGCTCGGCGTACCTGGTGCACGGCTGGGCGGCCAGCCGCTCGGGCATCAGCAACCGGCTCACCCTGCATCGGATGTCCGCCGACGCGACCGAGCTGCTCGACGAGGGCCGGACCCTCATCGACGGCGACGAGATCCCCGGCTGCCACACGCTGGAGGGACCGAAGCTCTACCGGCGGGACGGCTGGTACTACGTCTTCGCCCCGGCGGGCGGGGTCGCCACCGGATGGCAGTCGGTGTTCCGCTCCCGGTCGATCGGCGGCCCCTACGAGCACCGGATCGTGTTGGCGCAGCGGGACACCGAGGTCAACGGCCCGCATCAGGGGGCGTGGGTCGACACGCCTTCGGGCGAGGACTGGTTCCTGCACTTTCAGGATCGCGGCGTCTACGGCCGGGTCGTCCATCTTCAACCGATGCGGTGGGGGGCGGACGGCTGGCCGGTCATCGGCGTCGACCCGGACGAGAACGGGTGCGGCAAGCCGGTGCTGGTCCACCCCAGGCCCGCCGTGAGCCCGGTGGCCGACTCCGGCGCGCTCACGCCGGACCCGGTGGACGAGCGCTTCAGTCCCGACGGACTCGGGCCGCAGTGGTCCTGGCAGGCGAACCCGGTGCGATCCTGGTGGTCGCTGACCGAGGAGCCCGGGGTGCTTCGCCTCTTCGCCCGACCGGATCGGGACGCGGAGGATCTGCGGGCGGTCGGCCAGGTGCTCACACGCCGCTGGCCCGCGGTGGAGTTCGCGGTCACCGTGGACGTGCGGCCGGTGGGGCCGCCCGGGCGGGCATGGCGCGGCGGACTCGCGGTGCTCGGCGACGATTACGCCTGGCTGGGGGTGTCGACCGGGCCCGCCGGGTCTCGCTTGGTGCTGCGCCGCAGGATCGACGGCGCGGACGCCGAGACCGAACTGGCGGCCCGCGACCTCGACTCGGCGGATCCGGCGCCGATCCGGCTGCGACTGGAGGTCTCGGCGGGCGGGCGCTGCCGGTTCGGCGTGGCCGACGCCGACGGCGTGTTCCGGCTCGTCGGCACCGGGCCGGACGCGACCTTCGCCGCCACCGCGGGACGCTGGGTGGGGGCGAAGGTGGGGCTGTTCGCCGTGTCGGAGCCGACGGCCGGCGGCGCGCAGGCGATCACGGCGGCGGGCGGCGCCGACGACGCGGGCGGCTCGGCGTATCTGGCCGTCGACGGCATCCGGCTGACCGCGCTGCGGAGCCGGATCGCCGACACCGCCGAGGGCTGA